One segment of Tindallia magadiensis DNA contains the following:
- a CDS encoding DUF512 domain-containing protein, whose amino-acid sequence MEKKGKNIIKHIEPGSIAEEMGVLPGDFLIKINQQLIEDRLDYEFLSADDFLEVELEKSDGTQWVLEIEKEVDEELGIIFTNEEADKTKQCHNKCIFCFIDQMPPGMRESLYVKDDDARLSFLQGNYITLTNLTEKNIDKIIRYRISPLNISVHTTDPERRIQMLNNRFAGNVSSLLDKFHNNHISMNLQIVLCPGWNDGEVLDQTLQDFKKIIHSVVSIAIVPVGKTKFRDGLPETGSVTKEIAKKTLNQISQWQNVYREMTGEKKVYASDELYLNASEDLPEASFYDSFSQLENGVGMMALFKKNFSDYLKKMPLIRKKEPIKICVATGTLAAEYINKITKELERKVLGLKIEVFPIENNFFGKTITVSGLITGRDLIEQLKNQSLGNHLVIPENMLRESENIFLDDITTDDVSTELGVAVMACPIDGIAFIRKILRISALNPKIRSVEKNGKTHCCSSRSSQCRKINLF is encoded by the coding sequence AGGAAATGGGTGTACTACCTGGGGACTTTCTTATTAAAATTAATCAACAGCTAATTGAAGATAGGTTAGATTATGAATTTTTATCAGCGGATGATTTTTTAGAGGTAGAATTAGAAAAATCGGATGGTACCCAGTGGGTATTGGAAATAGAAAAGGAAGTAGATGAAGAGCTAGGCATTATTTTTACGAACGAAGAAGCGGACAAAACAAAACAATGCCATAATAAATGCATCTTTTGCTTTATTGATCAAATGCCTCCAGGCATGAGGGAGAGTCTTTATGTTAAAGATGACGATGCTAGATTATCTTTTTTGCAAGGGAATTATATCACGTTAACAAATTTGACAGAGAAAAATATTGATAAAATAATACGTTATAGAATTAGTCCTCTTAACATATCGGTTCACACAACGGATCCAGAACGGCGCATTCAAATGCTAAATAATCGGTTTGCAGGAAACGTATCAAGCCTTTTGGATAAATTTCATAACAATCATATTTCTATGAACCTTCAGATTGTGCTTTGTCCCGGATGGAATGATGGAGAGGTGCTGGATCAAACCTTACAGGACTTTAAGAAAATAATTCATTCGGTTGTGAGTATTGCTATTGTTCCTGTTGGAAAAACAAAATTCCGAGATGGTTTACCGGAAACTGGTTCTGTAACAAAAGAAATTGCTAAAAAAACACTTAATCAAATTAGTCAATGGCAAAATGTATATAGAGAAATGACGGGTGAAAAAAAAGTATATGCATCAGATGAACTATATCTTAATGCGAGTGAAGATCTTCCGGAAGCCTCATTCTATGATTCTTTTTCTCAGTTAGAAAATGGTGTAGGGATGATGGCGCTTTTCAAAAAGAATTTCAGTGATTATTTGAAGAAAATGCCACTTATTAGAAAAAAAGAACCAATAAAAATTTGTGTGGCAACTGGAACCTTGGCAGCAGAATACATCAATAAAATAACAAAAGAATTAGAACGAAAAGTTTTAGGTCTGAAAATAGAGGTATTCCCCATAGAGAATAATTTTTTCGGAAAAACAATAACCGTAAGTGGGCTTATTACCGGAAGAGATCTTATAGAGCAATTAAAAAATCAATCTTTAGGAAACCATCTTGTAATACCTGAGAATATGCTTCGTGAAAGCGAGAACATATTTCTAGATGATATCACAACCGATGATGTTTCTACAGAGTTAGGAGTAGCCGTGATGGCTTGTCCAATAGATGGTATTGCATTTATTAGAAAAATATTGAGGATTTCAGCATTGAATCCTAAGATCAGGAGTGTTGAGAAAAATGGCAAAACCCATTGTTG